One part of the Tachysurus fulvidraco isolate hzauxx_2018 chromosome 23, HZAU_PFXX_2.0, whole genome shotgun sequence genome encodes these proteins:
- the nlrp12l gene encoding NACHT, LRR and PYD domains-containing protein 12 isoform X1, whose amino-acid sequence MITPTMNYCRETTPEVNRLDKLDGPSCVSVKSSNSMLEPIEFKKTASLLERTTHPSSLPQPETPPTKKLCKGLSKGYEACPEKTEHGLRIHRIHAVGLKSGCFTDTQLKLRREHKNRLKAKFQHIYHDLTIKGQSTLLNDIYTELYITESDGTNVRMEHEVRQIEMLSRTQSTVEIPIRCNDIFKHTHGHGKPIRSVLTKGIAGIGKTVSVQKFVMDWAEGKANHDIDLIYPFTFRELNLMKGETFCLIGLLRRFNMGTVEVTAPQRPKVLFILDGLDECRFPLDFQNNQRLSDAAEQVTLDVLLTNLINGNLFPDALLWITSRPAAAGLIPTRCVDLVSEVRGFNDPQKEEYLRKRISNQTLANKIITHIKSSRSLFIMCHIPVFCWLSSTVLESTISTSEVPKTLTQMYIHFLLIQTRTKNHRYSDRNEKSSDEDMILKLGKIAFQQLEKGNLIFYEDDLRDCGISVTEAVVYSGVCSQIFKEECALTQSKVYCFVHLSIQEFLAALYVFLMYKCYNWNLFNQTSCNTTDATQELNNIHKNAIDRALKSENGHLDLFLRFLLGLSLESNQNILRSLFPRVGRSLQNTDATVEYIKTKIEENSSNEKSINLFYCLNELNELSIVKEVQRYINSESSSKLSLTQWSALVFVSLTSETKLDVFDLKKYIRSDEALLRLMLVVKASETALLDNCGLTERCCKALGSALSSDSSNLQELNLSSNSIGDKGLRLLAEGLGNVKSKLKNLRLSYCRITPQGCSTLVSELLPRLPNLKVLDLSENSLRQTGIQLLANHLKNPDCKLEILRLKDCRVTPEGSKALASALILNPSHLKELDLHWNNPDPGVEHLADVMRDPRSKLEVLWLSYGLLTEKSCEALASVLRCSTAHLRAVDLSGNSIQDTGLELLSSGLRSAHCKLETLRLVFCQITEKGVTALASALTVNPQTLKELDLSENPIRDCGLKALSHVLKDFNCKLHTLRLRQSEVTEDGCVALASALTSNPIRLRELNLGNNKLTDTGIKSLCHVLNTEISQLELNECCLTESCCDSVASVLMKESSSLKVLNLGGNNLQDSGVKTLSVGLENPNCKLETLRLFNCGVSEKSCEVLALALSTNHSVLKELDLSENNLKDTDTKLLNVLLEDPSCKLDQLNLY is encoded by the exons ATGATTACGCCTACAATGAATTACTGTAGAGAAACTACTCCCGAAGTTAACAG GTTGGACAAGTTGGACGGACCCAGCTGTGTCTCTGTGAAGAGTTCGAATTCGATGTTGGAGCcgattgaatttaaaaaaacagcttcTCTTCTCGAAAG AACCACACATCCATCATCACTGCCTCAACCTGAGACTCCACCAACCAAAAAACTTTGCAAAGGCCTAAG TAAAGGATACGAAGCCTGTCCCGAAAAAACAGAGCATGGACTGAGGATACACAG GATTCATGCTGTTGGCTTGAAGTCTGGCTGTTTTACAGATACTCAATTAAAGCTGCGTCGTGAGCATAAAAACAGACTCAAGGCAAAATTTCAGCACATTTACCATGACCTGACAATAAAGGGTCAGTCCACGTTGTTGAATGACATTTATacagagctctacatcactGAGAGCGACGGCACGAACGTCCGAATGGAACACGAGGTGAGGCAGATTGAAATGCTCTCCAGGACCCAAAGCACAGTAGAAATACCAATCAGATGCAACGACATATTCAAGCACACGCATGGGCACGGCAAACCAATTAGGAGTGTCCTGACAAAGGGAATTGCCGGGATCGGAAAAACAGTATCTGTACAGAAATTTGTCATGGATTGGGCTGAAGGTAAAGCTAATCATGATATCGATTTGATTTATCCGTTTACATTCCGTGAGCTCAACCTGATGAAGGGCGAGACGTTCTGCCTAATCGGGCTTCTTCGGCGTTTTAACATGGGTACTGTCGAAGTAACAGCTCCTCAGCGTCCTAAAGTTCTCTTTATCCTCGATGGACTGGATGAATGCCGCTTTCCTTTAGATTTTCAGAACAACCAGAGACTGTCTGATGCAGCAGAACAAGTGACTCTCGATGTTTTACTGACCAACCTCATCAATGGAAACCTGTTTCCTGATGCACTCCTCTGGATCACTTCTCGTCCAGCAGCAGCCGGCCTTATCCCGACTCGGTGCGTTGACCTGGTCAGTGAAGTACGAGGATTTAATGACCCTCAGAAGGAGGAGTATCTCAGGAAAAGAATAAGCAACCAGACACTGGCTAacaaaatcatcacacacatcaaGTCCTCAAGGAGCCTCTTCATTATGTGCCACATTCCTGTCTTCTGCTGGCTTTCCTCAACTGTTCTAGAGAGTACCATCAGTACATCAGAAGTTCCTAAGACgctgactcaaatgtacataCATTTCCTCCTAATCCAAACCAGAACTAAAAACCACAGGTACTCCGACAGGAATGAGAAGTCATCTGATGAAGACATGATTCTCAAACTGGGCAAAATTGCCTTTCAGCAACTGGAAAAGGGAAACCTGATATTTTATGAGGATGATCTCAGGGATTGTGGCATCAGTGTCACGGAGGCTGTGGTCTACTCAGGAGTGTGCTCACAGATCTTTAAAGAGGAATGTGCCTTGACTCAGAGTAAAGTGTACTGCTTTGTGCATCTGAGCATCCAGGAGTTTCTCGCTGCTTTATACGTGTTTCTCATGTATAAATGCTACAACTGGAACCTTTTTAACCAGACAAGTTGCAATACCACAGATGCTACCCAAGAACTGAACAACATCCACAAGAACGCCATTGACAGAGCCTTAAAGAGTGAAAATGGGCACTTGGATCTCTTTCTTCGTTTCCTTTTAGGCCTTTCTCTGGAGTCCAACCAGAACATCCTGCGCAGCTTGTTTCCACGGGTTGGTCGCAGCCTTCAAAATACAGACGCAACGGTCGAATACATCAAGACGAAGATAGAGGAGAACTCCTCAAACGAGAAGTCTATCAATCTCTTCTATTGTCTGAATGAGCTTAATGAGCTCTCTATAGTGAAGGAGGTTCAACGGTACATAAACTCAGAAAGTTCCTCCAAACTTTCCCTCACACAGTGGTCTGCCCTCGTCTTTGTATCACTGACATCTGAGACAAAACTTGACGTGTTTGACCTCAAGAAGTATATCAGATCGGATGAAGCTCTCCTGAGGCTGATGTTGGTGGTCAAAGCATCAGAAACCGCTCT GCTCGATAACTGCGGACTCACCGAGAGATGCTGCAAAGCGCTGGGCTCCGCGCTCAGCTCTGATTCTTCTAACCTACAGGAGCTGAATTTAAGTAGTAACTCTATTGGAGACAAAGGGCTGAGGCTTCTTGCGGAAGGACTGGGAAATGTCAAAAGTAAATTAAAGAATCTGAG ACTTTCATATTGTAGAATCACACCACAGGGCTGTTCCACTTTGGTCTCAGAGCTTCTTCCTAGACTTCCAAACCTTAAAGTATTGGACCTGAGTGAGAACAGCTTGAGGCAGACGGGAATTCAACTACTGGCTAATCATCTAAAGAATCCAGATTGCAAACTTGAGATACTCAG ACTGAAAGACTGCAGAGTTACTCCAGAAGGAAGTAAAGCACTAGCCTCAGCTCTGATCTTGAATCCGTCACACCTGAAAGAGCTCGACCTCCACTGGAACAATCCAGACCCAGGAGTTGAGCATCTGGCTGATGTCATGAGGGATCCACGCTCCAAACTTGAAGTCTTATG GTTAAGTTATGGTCTGCTCACCGAGAAAAGCTGTGAGGCTCTCGCTTCTGTATTGAGGTGCAGCACCGCTCATCTCAGAGCAGTAGACCTGAGCGGAAACTCAATACAGGACACGGGATTGGAGCTTCTCTCTTCTGGTCTGAGAAGtgcacactgtaaactggagactctGAG GTTAGTATTTTGCCAGATCACAGAAAAAGGAGTTACAGCTTTGGCTTCTGCTCTTACTGTGAATCCTCAAACACTGAAAGAGCTGGACCTGAGTGAGAACCCCATTAGAGACTGTGGACTGAAAGCGCTCTCACATGTGCTAAAGGATTTTAACTGCAAATTGCACACACTCAG GCTTAGACAGAGTGAAGTCACAGAAGACGGCTGTGTTGCTCTTGCTTCAGCTCTGACCTCGAATCCTATCCGTCTTAGAGAGCTGAACCTGGGAAACAACAAACTAACAGACACCGGGATCAAAAGTCTTTGCCATGTGCTGAATACTGAGATATCCCAATTAGA GCTAAACGAGTGTTGCTTAACTGAGAGCTGCTGCGATTCCGTTGCGTCGGTTCTCATGAAAGAAAGCTCAAGCCTAAAAGTATTAAATCTGGGAGGAAATAATCTGCAGGACTCGGGAGTCAAGACTCTTTCCGTCGGACTAGAAAATCCAAATTGCAAACTGGAGACGTTGAG GTTGTTTAACTGTGGAGTCTCGGAGAAAAGCTGTGAAGTTTTAGCATTAGCTCTGAGTACAAACCACTCCGTCTTGAAAGAACTGGACCTTAGCGAAAATAACCTTAAAGACACGGATACAAAGCTGCTAAACGTCCTACTGGAAGATCCAAGCTGTAAATTGGATCAACTCAA CTTGTACTGA
- the nlrp12l gene encoding NACHT, LRR and PYD domains-containing protein 3 isoform X2 gives MITPTMNYCRETTPEVNRLDKLDGPSCVSVKSSNSMLEPIEFKKTASLLERTTHPSSLPQPETPPTKKLCKGLSKGYEACPEKTEHGLRIHRIHAVGLKSGCFTDTQLKLRREHKNRLKAKFQHIYHDLTIKGQSTLLNDIYTELYITESDGTNVRMEHEVRQIEMLSRTQSTVEIPIRCNDIFKHTHGHGKPIRSVLTKGIAGIGKTVSVQKFVMDWAEGKANHDIDLIYPFTFRELNLMKGETFCLIGLLRRFNMGTVEVTAPQRPKVLFILDGLDECRFPLDFQNNQRLSDAAEQVTLDVLLTNLINGNLFPDALLWITSRPAAAGLIPTRCVDLVSEVRGFNDPQKEEYLRKRISNQTLANKIITHIKSSRSLFIMCHIPVFCWLSSTVLESTISTSEVPKTLTQMYIHFLLIQTRTKNHRYSDRNEKSSDEDMILKLGKIAFQQLEKGNLIFYEDDLRDCGISVTEAVVYSGVCSQIFKEECALTQSKVYCFVHLSIQEFLAALYVFLMYKCYNWNLFNQTSCNTTDATQELNNIHKNAIDRALKSENGHLDLFLRFLLGLSLESNQNILRSLFPRVGRSLQNTDATVEYIKTKIEENSSNEKSINLFYCLNELNELSIVKEVQRYINSESSSKLSLTQWSALVFVSLTSETKLDVFDLKKYIRSDEALLRLMLVVKASETALLDNCGLTERCCKALGSALSSDSSNLQELNLSSNSIGDKGLRLLAEGLGNVKSKLKNLRLSYCRITPQGCSTLVSELLPRLPNLKVLDLSENSLRQTGIQLLANHLKNPDCKLEILRLKDCRVTPEGSKALASALILNPSHLKELDLHWNNPDPGVEHLADVMRDPRSKLEVLWLSYGLLTEKSCEALASVLRCSTAHLRAVDLSGNSIQDTGLELLSSGLRSAHCKLETLRLVFCQITEKGVTALASALTVNPQTLKELDLSENPIRDCGLKALSHVLKDFNCKLHTLRLRQSEVTEDGCVALASALTSNPIRLRELNLGNNKLTDTGIKSLCHVLNTEISQLE, from the exons ATGATTACGCCTACAATGAATTACTGTAGAGAAACTACTCCCGAAGTTAACAG GTTGGACAAGTTGGACGGACCCAGCTGTGTCTCTGTGAAGAGTTCGAATTCGATGTTGGAGCcgattgaatttaaaaaaacagcttcTCTTCTCGAAAG AACCACACATCCATCATCACTGCCTCAACCTGAGACTCCACCAACCAAAAAACTTTGCAAAGGCCTAAG TAAAGGATACGAAGCCTGTCCCGAAAAAACAGAGCATGGACTGAGGATACACAG GATTCATGCTGTTGGCTTGAAGTCTGGCTGTTTTACAGATACTCAATTAAAGCTGCGTCGTGAGCATAAAAACAGACTCAAGGCAAAATTTCAGCACATTTACCATGACCTGACAATAAAGGGTCAGTCCACGTTGTTGAATGACATTTATacagagctctacatcactGAGAGCGACGGCACGAACGTCCGAATGGAACACGAGGTGAGGCAGATTGAAATGCTCTCCAGGACCCAAAGCACAGTAGAAATACCAATCAGATGCAACGACATATTCAAGCACACGCATGGGCACGGCAAACCAATTAGGAGTGTCCTGACAAAGGGAATTGCCGGGATCGGAAAAACAGTATCTGTACAGAAATTTGTCATGGATTGGGCTGAAGGTAAAGCTAATCATGATATCGATTTGATTTATCCGTTTACATTCCGTGAGCTCAACCTGATGAAGGGCGAGACGTTCTGCCTAATCGGGCTTCTTCGGCGTTTTAACATGGGTACTGTCGAAGTAACAGCTCCTCAGCGTCCTAAAGTTCTCTTTATCCTCGATGGACTGGATGAATGCCGCTTTCCTTTAGATTTTCAGAACAACCAGAGACTGTCTGATGCAGCAGAACAAGTGACTCTCGATGTTTTACTGACCAACCTCATCAATGGAAACCTGTTTCCTGATGCACTCCTCTGGATCACTTCTCGTCCAGCAGCAGCCGGCCTTATCCCGACTCGGTGCGTTGACCTGGTCAGTGAAGTACGAGGATTTAATGACCCTCAGAAGGAGGAGTATCTCAGGAAAAGAATAAGCAACCAGACACTGGCTAacaaaatcatcacacacatcaaGTCCTCAAGGAGCCTCTTCATTATGTGCCACATTCCTGTCTTCTGCTGGCTTTCCTCAACTGTTCTAGAGAGTACCATCAGTACATCAGAAGTTCCTAAGACgctgactcaaatgtacataCATTTCCTCCTAATCCAAACCAGAACTAAAAACCACAGGTACTCCGACAGGAATGAGAAGTCATCTGATGAAGACATGATTCTCAAACTGGGCAAAATTGCCTTTCAGCAACTGGAAAAGGGAAACCTGATATTTTATGAGGATGATCTCAGGGATTGTGGCATCAGTGTCACGGAGGCTGTGGTCTACTCAGGAGTGTGCTCACAGATCTTTAAAGAGGAATGTGCCTTGACTCAGAGTAAAGTGTACTGCTTTGTGCATCTGAGCATCCAGGAGTTTCTCGCTGCTTTATACGTGTTTCTCATGTATAAATGCTACAACTGGAACCTTTTTAACCAGACAAGTTGCAATACCACAGATGCTACCCAAGAACTGAACAACATCCACAAGAACGCCATTGACAGAGCCTTAAAGAGTGAAAATGGGCACTTGGATCTCTTTCTTCGTTTCCTTTTAGGCCTTTCTCTGGAGTCCAACCAGAACATCCTGCGCAGCTTGTTTCCACGGGTTGGTCGCAGCCTTCAAAATACAGACGCAACGGTCGAATACATCAAGACGAAGATAGAGGAGAACTCCTCAAACGAGAAGTCTATCAATCTCTTCTATTGTCTGAATGAGCTTAATGAGCTCTCTATAGTGAAGGAGGTTCAACGGTACATAAACTCAGAAAGTTCCTCCAAACTTTCCCTCACACAGTGGTCTGCCCTCGTCTTTGTATCACTGACATCTGAGACAAAACTTGACGTGTTTGACCTCAAGAAGTATATCAGATCGGATGAAGCTCTCCTGAGGCTGATGTTGGTGGTCAAAGCATCAGAAACCGCTCT GCTCGATAACTGCGGACTCACCGAGAGATGCTGCAAAGCGCTGGGCTCCGCGCTCAGCTCTGATTCTTCTAACCTACAGGAGCTGAATTTAAGTAGTAACTCTATTGGAGACAAAGGGCTGAGGCTTCTTGCGGAAGGACTGGGAAATGTCAAAAGTAAATTAAAGAATCTGAG ACTTTCATATTGTAGAATCACACCACAGGGCTGTTCCACTTTGGTCTCAGAGCTTCTTCCTAGACTTCCAAACCTTAAAGTATTGGACCTGAGTGAGAACAGCTTGAGGCAGACGGGAATTCAACTACTGGCTAATCATCTAAAGAATCCAGATTGCAAACTTGAGATACTCAG ACTGAAAGACTGCAGAGTTACTCCAGAAGGAAGTAAAGCACTAGCCTCAGCTCTGATCTTGAATCCGTCACACCTGAAAGAGCTCGACCTCCACTGGAACAATCCAGACCCAGGAGTTGAGCATCTGGCTGATGTCATGAGGGATCCACGCTCCAAACTTGAAGTCTTATG GTTAAGTTATGGTCTGCTCACCGAGAAAAGCTGTGAGGCTCTCGCTTCTGTATTGAGGTGCAGCACCGCTCATCTCAGAGCAGTAGACCTGAGCGGAAACTCAATACAGGACACGGGATTGGAGCTTCTCTCTTCTGGTCTGAGAAGtgcacactgtaaactggagactctGAG GTTAGTATTTTGCCAGATCACAGAAAAAGGAGTTACAGCTTTGGCTTCTGCTCTTACTGTGAATCCTCAAACACTGAAAGAGCTGGACCTGAGTGAGAACCCCATTAGAGACTGTGGACTGAAAGCGCTCTCACATGTGCTAAAGGATTTTAACTGCAAATTGCACACACTCAG GCTTAGACAGAGTGAAGTCACAGAAGACGGCTGTGTTGCTCTTGCTTCAGCTCTGACCTCGAATCCTATCCGTCTTAGAGAGCTGAACCTGGGAAACAACAAACTAACAGACACCGGGATCAAAAGTCTTTGCCATGTGCTGAATACTGAGATATCCCAATTAGAGTGA